Part of the Plectropomus leopardus isolate mb unplaced genomic scaffold, YSFRI_Pleo_2.0 unplaced_scaffold2310, whole genome shotgun sequence genome is shown below.
ACTGCCGGATCCTTCAGCTCGTAGTCAAAGAACAGATCGTCTATCGGCAGCGACAATCCACCGTCATTGCTGCGGACCACAATGCGACACCGACAGTGGTAGTTGTTCTGGTTCCGCACGTTGATGACGATGCTGCCGTCCGTCATCTCAACcggctgcagaggagcagagagggttTAAACTTGATAATGTTGATGACACCTTGGTATCGTTACAGTGAAGGCAATCACACAAAGgcaacttaaatatttttaacctGGAACCTATTAGtccatgtttttgcatcttAGTGACTAATGAAGACAATAATCTTTTAATCTGGGCCACTATTGAGCGTCGggctgcagctgacagctggagaaaaaggctgcaatgtaaccacttggggcatttgTGCACCATCAGTTTACCTccatgaaaagtgtttgtttttgccaatgacagactcagattgttattataaaccTCTGACAACATTATATAAAGGATCCATACAGAGTCcatcctttttgttaaagagtgagatcctttttgtttaaccacaaacagccccaaaatcacagcaaacccaccagactccatttgaataaataataattttatcataGTACAACACGCTTTAATTAGAGtcgagagaaacaaaataaaactcacataaATGTCTCCAATATAAGATGGGGACATAATGGGTCATTTTGAAGGGGTCATCAGCAGGTAAAAGAAAGTCAGTTTTGCTCATAAGTCACAATGATGTTTACGCAGACTAATGATGAGCACATGACTGGATGAGTGGGACTCTCTGTGTGGAAAACTTCATAATTCTGagatattttaatgcttttggGCTGTTGTGAGAAACTGTAACCACTTTCTGATGTAATGAAGTCTCATCTTCAAGAGGGCAAAGGGACAAAAATGATATTATAGGATGCTAAAATGCCACATATAGCACCATTAACTCTACAGTGAgctgttacagaaaatatgGTCATCATGGCGCGATTCACACACGTCAGCAAACATACTTGGCACTCGTcagggtcaaagtcctgtgctttCTTCTCCTGGTTGTAGGGGATGCTCTTCAGTGCGGCGCCATTGTACCATTTCTGCCCGTGGTCGTCACTCAGGATGCAGAAGACTCCGTTTCCCATCAGCGTCCCATGACCACACACCACCAACCTCCCCTTAGCTGGTTCATAGCGCTTCTGTAATgcaaagatacaaaaacatgtgaacTCAGCACACAATTAACAAAGATGTCAGCTCAATTTTAAAACCTAAACTACATGTAATTCTTGTTGAGTCCTGAATGGAAATCCAGGTGTTGCAGCAGTACGGGGACCgaaataaaaagcagacaaatagtacaaaataaatcatttaaagtaattaaattaaaaatcagaatagaaatcaaaatggaaacaacacaaaagtaattaaaatcaaaataacaagATAAGAGTGACGTACTGCCAGCAAGGTATAGTGTATGACACAGTGTAcacaagaataataaataatatgattaagtaaattatgtttttctgtagaaaTATAATAGAAACAATATAgtatacaatataataaaacactATATTAGCATATGATGTTATAATACAGTATAACATATTAACAAAATCTATTATAGTATAATAATGTTTGGgatctaaaattaaaacaaaaggttGCTTCATGTGATCAACACTTAATATaattagttaaaagtaatgTGGCGTCTACAAAGACTACAATATCCCATGAAacaaatcataataattattcaTAGTGCCCGATCTGCTGCAATCGAACAGAAGGTttagtgtcctaaaatctggcgGAAATCAGCAGAAACATAATAACTCATAACAGCCGTACAGATGCTCCACTCAGACTGTGGAGAGGGATAAGCAACTAATTTGCACGATTACAAAAACCCTCCAATTATATAATGATTCTGTTGCTGCAAACACTTCACATGCACTGCTGTCAGTTCATAATGCGTTCAGTGTGCTCGTTTTAACAGGCCGAAAACAAAAAGcttcaatttatttttgaatataaTACAATTTAACAAGGCacacattatacatatataaCAGGTTTGTCAGTgatctcaaacattttttttaacattatgcattatttttctcCCCATATATTACCAATATATCTGCAACGGGTaaatatcacacaaaaatgcatgacaaaattaacaaaattgaataaaaaaaggcttaatTTAATAGTAAAAAAGGGTGCTccataaaattattattagtattagtgcTAGTAGTATTTGTCTTTTATATGCAAAGTCGCACAATGTGTAGTTGtctattttctgttatttattgtattttgtacatattgtctgtttttttttttattttagtaggcttaataataattattaaggtttattatattattattattattattattaatctttattttttattattattattaagtgttATTCTAACTGCATCTGTCCGTACCCAGTGAATATCAGAGTCCATCATGTCCCTGTTGGTTAGTTTTAACTTGTGACTGCTGTTCCTCTTTATGGATACAGGTCGGCTGAGTTTGGCACATTTGCCAAGTAGCAGTTTCAGAGTTTGAAGAGTTTACACAGTTTGCCAACCCTTTTTACTTTGAGCTGTTATGCTTcctaattttaaagaaaaatatgtggCAAGCTCGAAACTAGAAGTAAGACAGTTTTCACTtctttattttgaccaaatcaTGTCGATCATTTGTGTTCATAAAGcttcatgaaattaaaaatgcgTTTGTTTATCAGGATCCAGTTCATGCCTTGAGGAAGGCATCTGACTGAAACCTtgctaataaaaaatatttctgcagAGATACGAGTGTGCAGATTTCATACAGTTCAATAGTTTACAGCTCCAGCCAAGTCTGATACCgtttttttctctattatttaaaaattgaatattGCTGACAGAATATCATTGAAAGATCAATGGAATCCAAAAACACAGTTATATCTAATGCTTCCTAAAGCATAAAGGCATATGAAACAAGATATTTATGCCTGGTAGCACAAGATGATCACATTATTGCTGCAGGGAGGTTTTTGTGACTTCATGTTTCTTCAAACCCACAAAGATTTCTGCCTTTATAATTTCACTTTAACACCTTTAATCATCATGTACGTGATGTGAATGACTCATCTGACGGGATCTTATAATCACAGGAAAAACAATGTCACATGCATGAAGCGTCACTGTAATAAAGCTTACATTTTATCTCACTTTACAGCTAGAAGACAGCTGCAGTCATCACATGATGCTGTCTCATTCTCTCTCACCTGGATGCCGAAGCCCGGCCCAGGAGCAAAGTTCTTCACTCCGAGCTGGACCGACAGGTTTCGGGGCTGGCTCCAGCTGAGGCCGTCGTCCCTGCTCTCCACCATCATGGTGCTGGACGGTTGGCAGTTGTAGAGGTGGAAGCAGACCGAGTAGACCAGAATCACTGAGCCCACCTCCTCGTCCACCACCACCGAGCCCAGGTTGAGGCCGTCCCGCTGCGCCCCATCATCGACTATGAAGGCGGTCGGGGACCAGGTGTTTCCTGGAGGGACGGAGCAGAAGACATTTCAGGCACAAATTCAGACTAATTTAATCTTTTACTCCtgattttattctaaaaaaagacattattttagctatttttggatATTAAACTTTCCATTCATGGACCACAACTTGACAAAACTTAAAATTCTacatttgtctctttctgtttctgcttttgaGCGTCAAGCTTTTTGTTTCAAAGCAATAAATGTGTATAAATTCAGAGAGTTTATCTTGTCAAGCAGTTGTACGTTTTGTCTCATAAAATGCAAAGATTCGAATGTGTGCACGATGTATAAAATCTTTTCTGTAATACCACTAAAATATTCCATTTGTTTGTGCGTCAGTTTGGAGAAATGTATTACAGGTGcaaagattaatcaataaagTTATCAAGTGTCAACTTTTAAATTATTCACCAAATAATTTGAAAACTGATTAATTGGTTTGacaattttttcaaagaaagaaaaagttctCTGATTCCACATTCTTAAATGCAAGAATGTATGTTTATTTACTCTTCTATGACCGTAAACTGAATTTCTTTGAGTTGTGGATGAAAAGGGACATTTAAGGTCATGATCTTAAAACTTTGTGAAAAAGTGatcaactttttctttctttttttagttttctgacatcttatagaccaaacaacaaaTAGATTAATCCAGAAAATAACTGACAGAttaattgacaatgaaaatTAACGTTAGTTGTAGCTCAAAAAAgcattaatgtaaatatttgatgtttttatctttatgctttcatgtcttgttttgaggttttgtgAGTTTTctactccttttttttctgtttaaccGTATCTTAAAGAGCTGagatacaaacaaacataaacttTAACCTCACTGCGTGTCATCACGTATTTTGTAATAAGTACGGCTGAATATTGAACCGTTTGTTTTTCACAGCCCGAAACGCATCCATAAAGCAGAGAATCAACAACAAGTACTGAAACCTGGCATCAAGTTGTGcacaaattcattttcttctttgcttatttgagacattttccttaaatcatgacccagttattCAAAATACTCCACACACCTTGTTATGAGCAATTTttttctaccgaactacaccctccaactgtatcactgcgcagaaggaagtgtgcatcgactcatggacaagaggctcgtGCTCGTGACAttgcgagatgtaaacattaatggcgtcctcctcggctgaagTGTAACATTAACGAGCTCAGGTGAGCTCACAGTAgttgcacacttccttctgctcTGGTTATCAGGTGCAGTTCAGCATAGGGAAAAtatacatgaaactgctcacaacaatgtCTTTGGCTTCTCTGCAGTAACCGAGTCGcgatttctgcaaagagacatcactgttgagtttttcaaatgtatttttggcgCCGACATCTCTACTCCAACACtgtgcaactcacaccaaaactatctagattcataaataacactacaggtaagaggaaaaactgatttttttgattttggagtgaactatccctttaaagttttTCACTGGCGTTTCTTGTCCAATTCGTCTCTTTATGACACAAAAGAAACCGGAAAGCTCAGCGCGGTGAAGTGATAGTTAACTACTGTTTGGAGCATCCATGTGTGACTGTTTTAGGTGCGCCCACTCTGTTAGTGCGCACAGGCTGAGTGTGTTTTATACGTCTGACTGTTTCATGACCGTCTGGTGACGATTCTTGCCTTTGTCTGTGGACCCCCGCATTGCGATGAACTTTGCTCCTATGTCGGCGGCCGATGACTTTCTAGCCTCTGCGAAGGCCAGCAGGCTTCCTTTGGGGGTGAAGGTGAGGAGGGGGATCCTGTAGGTGTTCACCTGCCCCATGGCTCCGCTCacccacagcagctgctcctcataCAGCAGAGGGTCGATCTGGAcggcagagaaagaaagacgaGAAAATGAAGAGAGGCTGACTGACTGGGGGAAAgggaaagagttaaaatatCTGCTGGGAGAACCGGTCATATGAATTATCTGCAGGATGCATCAGGTGTCAGGTGACACAAGCAGGCGATGATCACGCTTTCATTTCAGGAAGCACTTGTTTTATTTGGTCTATTCTAAACTTCAAGGCTCTAAATCATTCTCACTATAAAACAGTGGTGGAATCAGTATTCCCACACATTTCCATGTACCgaatttcaaaatttcaataGCTTTTCAAGGAGTACTTTATCATTTAAATTTCTAGTCTCTCATAACTGGTTATGGTTGGAtgattattttaacaattactatcattacaaacaacaaaattctttgattttttaaacactttaaatgattttaactaattccatgactttttaaggccTGGAATATtagaaattccatgactttttcaggttttccatgactgtctGAACCTTTTGGAATGTGACTAATTACATATAACCTATCATTAGGTTATATGtaattagttattattattaggttaTTGTATTAGTACACAATTGTGTTTTGATGAAAGAAGATTTTGTGATACTTGtactttgagtattttaatttatacttCTACTCTACTACATTTTAGAGGCACTTTGTTTGACAGCTATAGCTACCAGTTTTCAGATCAAGATTTTACAAACAAAGCA
Proteins encoded:
- the LOC121966101 gene encoding sialidase-1-like — encoded protein: METGGRLAALSLLVSAVFSAGVYTFSPDQIDPLLYEEQLLWVSGAMGQVNTYRIPLLTFTPKGSLLAFAEARKSSAADIGAKFIAMRGSTDKGNTWSPTAFIVDDGAQRDGLNLGSVVVDEEVGSVILVYSVCFHLYNCQPSSTMMVESRDDGLSWSQPRNLSVQLGVKNFAPGPGFGIQKRYEPAKGRLVVCGHGTLMGNGVFCILSDDHGQKWYNGAALKSIPYNQEKKAQDFDPDECQPVEMTDGSIVINVRNQNNYHCRCRIVVRSNDGGLSLPIDDLFFDYELKDPAVAAGALQKDGVLFFTNPSNEHSRINMTLRWSLNDGKTWEKEAVQIWAGPSGYSSITSLVSGSPEDQKYIYVIYEKGHKNSVETVSFAKIHLYGGR